taattcgGGAAAAAAACactaaattgaaaaaattaaaaatttcggaagatgaaattttcattagatgGAAATCGGATAGAGAAATCGACAAATCAGGAAATATAtactaaaaaataaagattccCTTGTTACTAAAACGACTCGaacaaaaacaataacaacaaaaaaataaggcAAGATAAGAGGGTGCTTTGGAAATGGGTCAGGTAAACAAGTGTTCAAGGTAAGACTAATAGTGTTGGGGATCTTAAGAAACGAGGGTTTTGGAGTTTTCTGGAGTTTATGTTTTGATGAGACTCGAGAGATTCGAATGGGGATAAAAATTCCACTTTAAGGCTGAGTTGAACCACGTCaccattaaaaaaagagaacGAGACCCGATTACATGAACAGAAGGAAACTCCAACATTTCACAactcaaaattatttacaatttcTTAAACATGTTTACCTGAGGCATAGTAGTAAGCCAGGCATTTTGGGTTTCACATTTCACACCGGATTCTTGCCTAACTCAGTgtccaattttttttctctcttTCTCGCTGTAACTTAATGATGCGTTCATATAGATTCAAAATTCCGTCGGTGCTTGCCATAGCTGTGATGTAAGCAaaagttttaattaattgtaaGCCTATTATTTCAGATCTGGCTTGCCatagaatttgaaatgtGGCGTAGCACAATACATAACAAACTTTGATGTTTCCAGCATGGCATCGGAAATGATGGCTAATACATATCTAAAGTGAAACGATATACTGAATGTCTCAGTAATCATTGGAAAATGCCAgcattcaaattcaaaatcaaactcaaacaaataatttccaaaaaGGATCTATACTAAACAAACTAATTGATTCTTGAACTTGCAAACATCTCTAATGCTTCGAATACAAAAGCTTGCTTGAAGTCTGcgttgacctttgaaatttaaatttgtaatCATTAGAATTCAACACTCGTAAAAACAAACTCTTACCTAGCATTTGGAGCCGAACTCCGCAACAATGGATCTCGTACAAGATGCATACAGATCGGAACGCCAAAAGACCCCGCGAGACTTTCCAGATTCAGCAATTCAATATAATTAGCCATGTATTTACCCTGTTACCGTATACGGCTACGTAGACTGCTTGTTGCAGTAATTATCCGCCGTTCCACGGGACCAATTAGAGCCGTCGTAAATCCCGCGgcttttaagaaaaaaaagagctGCTTCGATGCTGGACAGATCCCGTCATATTCGGAAATTTCTTCCGGGCGGCACATCGACGGTGGTTTCTAAATCTGGAAGTAGTCGCGCTCTTCCGTGGCTCGTGATCATGGCGGCACAATTGCCTAATTGGGTAGAAATTTCTCATAGACTGGGCTCAATACCTGGGTTAGAAGTTTCATTCAATGggttaaagaaaaagaaaaagaaataaaattaaattaaattaaattaaattaaatcatatcaaaatcaaaagaaattaatataatcaaatcaaaaGAATGGGCCTTTggtattgaaaaaatatatgtatagATGAATGGTAAGGTTCCTAAGAACattgtttcaaaaataaaaattccaatatttacttttattgCATATTCCTCTGTTGttgcttttttttgcatttgcaCATGCTAAGGGAACTGTAACAATCGTGTCTTTAGAAAGAAGAGATGATGTATACTCAAGATTGGTTAGTATATTGTATGTTGTAGAAACATATTGAGTTTCAATCTTAGTATTGTAGTATTCTAGCTAGTTCTTGGATCATTCAACTTATTGTTATTGAttgaaatatctttttgatCGCTTTAGCTACCAAGagaagataataataggCTTATTCGggaatttctttttttggttttttttttaataaaaactaTATTCAAATTACCGATGGTGTCAGCTTTCGCGTGTAGTGACACAAAATCAACTGCCCCTGTGACAGCAAAactaaaaaacaaaaacgAAATTACTTACCAAATATCAgctataaatatttaaatgtcTCTTCTTGTACTTTCTCATCCACTCTATAGcttaaattttattctttttaataatcATTCTCATTCTATTTATCAGTACCCACCTCTAACGTATCTGATAAAGTGGAGTTTGATCTGTTTTTATTTGCTACAACACATTTAGAGTCAGCACCACTTGCGTACCTTTAACTTAAGATAGCAACAGATACACAactacaaaaaaatatagaactacaaaaaaagaaaacaaaaacaaccGTAATAAATACAATTTAAACCTACTGCCCACCACCATCCTCTACCTCACAACATaattagaaaagaaagaacaaaaacaaaaccagaaaataaatcttaaataaattgttcGACAACCAGAAATTGATCAAAAGTTTGCAACCTCAAATAAATGTCTATCTTCCATAGAAGacagaataataataataacataaccaccaccaccaccaccacccGCCCATCAGGCTTCTTTCGTAAAGAAAACTCAAACACTGTTTTAGTGTCTATGCAAGCTACTAAACAATCCCGCTTTCAACCACATATCCTATTACAAAACCAAAATAACTCAAACAATTCGAACATTCCTCAGTCTGATAAAGATCCATctcaaattaaaaataatacagataattcaaatactaGAATAACTGATACTACTGATTTGAACATGGGGATTCCAAAATTAACTAAACCTACTGTGAATCGTACTTCACCACCAATTCTTAATGATAAATCTAAATCAAAAGTTAATCCTAAAAATACTGCTGTAAAAATCCAACCTGTTAATCATATGAAGAGTGTACAAAGAGTCAAGAATTACCCCTTGGTTAGGGAAACCCGTGAATCTTTGGACAAAGTGGCTATTACAAGAATCTTTATTGCTAATACAAGATATGTAGTAAATGGTGTTTCAAATTCTAGAGTTGGTAAATTGTTCAAtccaattacaaaattgGTTGACAATATTGGGAATCATACTTTGAATTTGactgaaaaaattgttcCATCTATAAAGActaaaacttttaaaaatttagaagatGAAGCTATGATGCCATGTAGATTTGTTTCCAAGCATACAAAGAATGTTACTAATTCCACTGTTAAAgctattaatgataatatctATGAACCTACTCATTcacaaattattaattggagaaaatattataatcaatatattaatacaaaaaacAAGCCAATGTTTAGAGGTAATTTAGATCCAATCTTATTGCCATGCAATAATTCATTCGAGAAATTTATGGTTAATTATTTGCCCAACAATAGAGCTATCTTGAACCGTAGTAACTATTGTGTGGAAAGTACAAGATCTGTGTTTTTAGCTGGTAATTTTGTGGAAAGATTGATTCCTGTAATCATTATAGATATTGGATTAGTGATCTTCTTACcatttagatttattatccATTTGAATAAGTTGTTTAATATCTCATTAGATGAACAAAAGGATTTGACCCCATTGAATGCAGCTAAGGCAGGTTTCAAAGTGTTTGGTAAATTAAGAGATGAAGCTTTTGGTACAAAAAAAGATACTGCTAAGGctgaaaaaaagagaaatgaaaaattggaaaaggaaagagaaaaacaattagaaaaggaaaagaaacaagaagaaaaggAAGCCAAGAAGCAAGCCAAGATTAAGAGTCCAATGATCATTACTTCCCAAGTCATTGAAGCCCCTCATCTAGAACATACTACGGAACATGAAAGTCTATTAGATCCAGAAAGTCAAGCTCTTTTGactttttaaatgattgaaacaatcttatttttaataacaaaACTACCAAGCCAAtccactttttttttctgtctAGTATAAATACGAGTAATTGTACATGGAGtattaacaaaaattatatatattctttttttaatgctttaaaatttaaatttacattttctaga
The window above is part of the Henningerozyma blattae CBS 6284 chromosome 2, complete genome genome. Proteins encoded here:
- the SPS4 gene encoding Sps4p (similar to Saccharomyces cerevisiae SPS4 (YOR313C); ancestral locus Anc_8.790), encoding MSIFHRRQNNNNNITTTTTTTRPSGFFRKENSNTVLVSMQATKQSRFQPHILLQNQNNSNNSNIPQSDKDPSQIKNNTDNSNTRITDTTDLNMGIPKLTKPTVNRTSPPILNDKSKSKVNPKNTAVKIQPVNHMKSVQRVKNYPLVRETRESLDKVAITRIFIANTRYVVNGVSNSRVGKLFNPITKLVDNIGNHTLNLTEKIVPSIKTKTFKNLEDEAMMPCRFVSKHTKNVTNSTVKAINDNIYEPTHSQIINWRKYYNQYINTKNKPMFRGNLDPILLPCNNSFEKFMVNYLPNNRAILNRSNYCVESTRSVFLAGNFVERLIPVIIIDIGLVIFLPFRFIIHLNKLFNISLDEQKDLTPLNAAKAGFKVFGKLRDEAFGTKKDTAKAEKKRNEKLEKEREKQLEKEKKQEEKEAKKQAKIKSPMIITSQVIEAPHLEHTTEHESLLDPESQALLTF